In Scophthalmus maximus strain ysfricsl-2021 chromosome 5, ASM2237912v1, whole genome shotgun sequence, a single window of DNA contains:
- the LOC118311101 gene encoding regulator of G-protein signaling 21, producing MPSLVTSPPRELQHLDMDAENKTSGKDRGVTLKSRLQGRSANTERLCFEEMSQWSHSLERLLSSKYGIKIFQAFLKSEFSDENIEFWQVCEDYKKTKSSFRMSSRAKKIFKCYIQAEAPREINIDHKTRDLIRWNIKAPTTVCFDTAQRIVYGLMERDSYPRFLKSDIYQALMDSTSETVMM from the exons ATGCCAAGTCTAGTCACGTCGCCACCAAGGGAGCTGCAGCACCTCGACATGGATGCGGAGAATAAGACGAGCGGGAAAGATAG AGGAGTGACCCTGAAGTCTCGGCTGCAGGGCAGATCTGCCAACACTGAGCG GCTTTGCTTTGAAGAAATGTCCCAGTGGTCCCACTCACTAGAGAGGCTTCTATCATCCAAAT ATGGCATTAAGATATTCCAGGCCTTCCTGAAGTCAGAGTTCAGTGATGAAAACATCGAGTTTTGGCAGGTGTGTGAGGACTATAAGAAGACCAAGTCCTCCTTCAGGATGTCTTCCAGGGccaaaaagattttcaaatgcTATATTCAAGCAGAGGCTCCAAGAGAG ATCAACATCGATCACAAGACGAGGGATCTGATCAGGTGGAATATTAAGGCGCCCACCACGGTGTGCTTTGACACTGCACAGAGGATTGTCTACGGACTAATGGAGAGGGACTCCTATCCACGTTTCCTCAAGTCTGACATATACCAAGCTCTAATGGACTCCACATCAGAAACAGTAATGATGTAA